Proteins found in one Bacteroidota bacterium genomic segment:
- a CDS encoding T9SS type A sorting domain-containing protein, which yields MKSEEPISSISIFNLVGELVQYETTTSFEVEHLSAGLYFLQISTETGIKTARLIKE from the coding sequence GTGAAATCTGAAGAACCCATTTCCTCGATTTCGATCTTCAATCTGGTTGGAGAGCTTGTACAATATGAGACGACCACCTCTTTTGAGGTGGAGCATCTATCCGCTGGATTGTATTTCCTGCAAATCAGTACTGAAACGGGCATTAAGACAGCACGGTTGATCAAGGAATAG